The genomic interval TGATCCACCCCTTACCGACTACGGGGTGGGGCGATGGGTTGCCCTTGATCCACGCACGCGTGTTCGCGCAGTGCGGACAGACCGCTGTCGAGTGGGACCGGATCAGGAGATATCTTGATGTCGAGCAATGTTGCAGACGTGGAGCGGAGCACCGGTGACTGACTCGACCATCATCTATACGCACACTGACGAGGCCCCGGCCCTGGCGACGTATTCCTTCCTGCCGGTGGTCCAGGCGTACGCCTCCCAGGCGGGTGTCGCCGTGACCACGCGGGACATCTCGCTGGCCGGGCGCATCATCTCCGTGTTCCCGGAGTACCTCACCGAGGACCAGCGGATCCCGGACGCCCTGCACGAGCTGGGCGAACTGGCGAAGACGCCCGAGGCCAACATCATCAAGCTGCCGAACATCTCGGCGTCCATCCCGCAGCTCAAGGCCGCCGTGGCCGAGTTGCAGGAGCAGGGTTACGCGCTGCCGAGCTACCCGGACGACCCGAAGACCGACGAGGAGCGGGACATCCAGTCCCGTTACGACAAGATCAAGGGCTCGGCGGTCAACCCGGTCCTGCGTGAGGGCAACTCCGACCGGCGTGCCCCCGCCTCGGTCAAGAAGTACGCCAAGACCCACCCGCACCGCATGGGTGCCTGGTCGGCGGACTCGAAGACCAATGTCGCCACCATGGGCGAGAACGACTTCCGCTCCACCGAGAAGTCCGTGACGATCGCCGAGGCCGGCGCGCTGAGGATCGAGCTGGTCGCCGCGGACGGCACCACGACCGTGCTGCGCGAGTCCGTACCCGTCCTGAAGGACGAGGTCGTCGACGCCTCCGTGCTGCACGTCGCCGAGCTGCGTGAGTTCCTCACCGCGCAGATCGCCCGGGCCAAGGCCGAGGACATCCTGTTCTCCGTGCACCTCAAGGCCACGATGATGAAGGTCTCCGACCCGATCATCTTCGGCCACGTGGTCCGCGCGTTCTTCCCGAAGACCTTCGAGCAGTACGGCGCCACGCTCGCCGCCGCCGGTCTCTCCGCGAACGACGGTCTCGGCGGCATCCTCAAGGGCCTGGCCGCGCTGCCCGAGGGCGACGCGATCAAGGCGTCCTTCGACGCGGAGATCGCCGAGGGCCCCGCGCTCGCGATGGTCGACTCCGACAAGGGCATCACCAACCTGCACGTGCCGTCCGACGTCATCGTCGACGCCTCGATGCCGGCCATGATCCGCACCTCGGGTCACATGTGGGGCCCGGACGGCGCGGAGGCGGACACCCTCGCGGTGCTCCCGGACTCCTCCTACTCCGGCGTCTACCAGGCCGTACTCGACGACTGCCGCGCCCATGGCGCGTACGACCCGTCCACCATGGGGTCGGTGCCGAACGTCGGTCTGATGGCGCAGAAGGCCGAGGAGTACGGCTCGCACGACAAGACCTTCGAGGTCCCGGCGGCCGGTACGGTCCGCCTCGTCGACCAGGCCGGCAACGTCGTCCTGGAGCAGTCGGTCGCCAAGGGTGACATCTTCCGGGCCTGCCAGACCAAGGACGCCCCGATCAAGGACTGGGTGAAGCTCGCGGTCACCCGCGCCCGCGCCACCGGCAACCCGGCGGTGTTCTGGCTGGACGAGACCCGCGCGCACGACGCACAGCTGATCGCCAAGATCAACGCGTACCTGCCGGAGCACGACACCGAGGGCCTGGACATCCGGATCCTCGCCCCGGTCGAGGCGACCCAGCTGTCGGTGGAGCGCATCCGCCGCGGCGAGGACACGATCTCGGTGACCGGCAACGTGCTGCGTGACTACCTGACCGACCTCTTCCCCATCCTGGAGCTGGGCACCAGCGCCAAGATGCTGTCGGTCGTCCCGCTGATGGCGGGCGGCGGCCTCTTCGAGACGGGCGCCGGCGGCTCCGCGCCGAAGCACGTGCAGCAGTTGGTCAAGGAGAACTACCTGCGCTGGGACTCGCTCGGTGAGTTCTTCGCGCTGGTCCCCTCCCTGGAGCAGTACGCGACGTTCACCGGCAACGCCCGCGCGCAGGTCCTCGCGGACACCCTCGACCGCGCGACGGCGACCTTCCTCAACGAGGACAAGTCCCCGACCCGTCGCGTCGGCGGCATCGACAACCGCGGCAGCCACTTCTTCCTGTCCCTGTACTGGGCGCAGGAGCTGGCCGCGCAGACCGACGACGCGGACCTCGCGAAGGCGTTCGCGTCGCTCGCCGAGACCCTCGCGGGCGCACAGGAGAAGATCGTCGAGGAACTCGGCGCGGTCCAGGGCAACCCGGCCGACATCGGCGGCTACTACCAGCCCGACCCGGCCAAGGCCGCGAAGATCATGCGTCCGTCGACGACGTGGAACGAGGCGCTGGCTTCCCTGAGCTGACGCACGAAGCCTGTAGGGCTCTTGTCCCTCCGCCCCGGCCGGGATCTTCTCCGGCCGGGGCGGAGGCGTTTCGTGGGGCGGGCGGGTGCTGAGGGCTTGGCAGGAGACGGCACGTCACGCGCCGGCACTGCGGAAAACGGGCAGCCACTCACCCACCCCGGGAATCGGGACGCCAGGCGCCTGTGCGGGCAACCGGCCACCGCTCTGTCGCGTCGGAGAGCGAGCCGCCGCTCAGCCGTGCTGGAGAACGGCCCGCCATTCCACCGCGCCGGGCACCGGGCCGCCACGCGTCTGCGTCCGGAACCGGCACGCCGGTTCCCCACCCTCTCCTCGGTCCTCCCCTACGGCCGCCACTCAGCCGCCCCTGGACGCGAGGCCGTGCCGAGCCTCGGCTCGGCGCCCGCCCGTGCCCGAACGGTCTGCCGACCACCCGCACCCGACCGGCTCGCAGGCCACCCGCGCGAGAACCACTGACCGCCGCCCGTTCCGGCCAGGACTACGACCCGCCGCGCTCACCGATCCCCGGGCACTATCCCCACCGGCCCGCACCCACTCGCGTCACCAGTCCCGCACCGCGATCAGCTCCTCCACATCCGCGTCCGTGAAGCCGTACGCGTCGGCCACGAAGCCGAATTCCTCGGCTATCTCCTCGCGGGCCACGGTCTCGATCTCGCTGTCGGCGGCCTCGAAGTCGGCCTGTAGGGCGTTGAATTCCTCGGTGGCGACCTCCGTGAGGGCGTACAGCGCGGGCAGGTCGGCGGGGTGTTCGGTCTCGATGCGCTCGCACAGGCGCAGCAGGATGGCCTTGCCGAGGTCCAGGACGTGGTCGGGGTAGTAGTCGTCCCGGTACAGCGCGGGCAGGAACGCGTGCTCGGTGATCTGCTGGTTACTGACGGGCATGGTGGTGCTCCCCCGGTCCGTGATCGTCTGTGCGGATACCTTGATCCTGCACCACGCCACTGACAACGCCTCCGGGAGCCACCTGTGTCCCCCATTGCGCCGGCCTCCGGGCCGTCCTTCGAGCTGCTGCCCGGCGCCGCCGGCTCGCCCGTGATCCTCCATGTGCCGCACTCCGCGCGGGAGATACCGGCCGACGTCCGCGCGGACATCCTGCTGGACGACCCTGCGCTGGAACGCGAGCTGGACCACATCACCGACAGCCACACCGCGCGGATCGCCGCCGAGGCGGCACGCGCGTGTGCCGTCACCCCGTGGCGGTTCGTGAACCGTCTGTCGCGTCTGGTCGTCGATCCGGAACGCTTCCCTGACGAGCGCGAGGAGATGCTCGCCGTCGGCATGGGCGCGGTCTACACCCGCACGACCCACCACGCCGACCTGCGGCCCGCCGACCACGACCCCGAGCCGTTGATCGAGCGCTACTTCCGCCCGTACGCCCGCGCGATGACGGAGGCCGTCGCCGACCGGCTGGCCGCGACGGGCCGGGCCGTCGTCATCGACCTGCACTCCTATCCCACCGCCCCGCTCCCCTACGAACTCCACGGCACCGACCCCCGCCCCGCCGTCTGCCTGGGCACCGACACCCTCCACACCCCGCCCGCACTGCTGTCGGCGGCCCGCGAGGCGTTCGCGGGGTGCGGGGAGATCGGGCTCGACAGCCCGTTCATCGGTACGTACGTGCCGCTGGAGTTCTACGGCAAGGAGCCCGCGGTCGGCGCCCTGATGGTGGAGATCCGCCGGGACACGTACATGACGGAGCCCGGTGGCCCACCCGACGGCCCTGGGGTCGCCCGGCTCGCCTCCGCACTGACGACGCTCGTGAACGCCGTATCCGCGTAACCTCCCGCCCTCCGGCCCTCCGGCTGGAGCACTCCCGCAGGACAGGCGACCGGGGGCGTACGAGGGTGGACGCATGACCGAGGAGACCACCACGCTGACCGGCCAGGCCCCGCCCCCCGTCCGGGACTGGCCCCCGCTCGACCTGACCGGGACGGAGTTCGACCCGGTCCTCGCGGAGCTGATGCGCGAGGGCCCGCTGACCCGGATCCGGCTGCCGCACGGCGAGGGCTGGGCGTGGCTGGCCACCCGCTACGACGACGTGAAGATGATCACCAACGATCCACGGTTCGGCCGCGCGGAGGTGACGACACGTCAAGTGACGCGCATGGCCCCGCATTTCAAGCCCCGACCGGGGTCACTGGCCTTCGCCGACCAGCCGGACCACAACCGGCTGCGCAAGGCGATCGCGGGTGCGTTCACCGTCGGCGCGATGAAGCGGCTGCGGCCCCGGGCGCAGTCACTGCTCGACGCGCTGGTCGACGGGGTCGTGGCGGACGGGCCTCCGGCCGATCTGATGGAGCGGGTTCTCGAACCCTTCCCGCTCGCCGTCGTCAGCGAGGTCATGGGGGTACCCGACGAGGACCGGGAGCAGGTGCACGCCTGGACGCGGCAGATCATCTCCACGTCCGGCGGCGCCGAGGCCGCCGACCGCGCCAAGCAGGGCATGTACGCGTGGATCACGGACACGATCCGCGCCCGCGCCGAGAGCGACGGCACCGACGTGTACTCGCTGCTGGGCGGCGCCGTGGCCCGCGGCGAGATCAGCGAGGAGGAGGCGTCCGGTGTGGCGGGTCCGCTCCAGATCGGCGGGGAGGCTGTCACCCACAACTGCGGCCAGATGCTGTACCTGATGCTCACCCGCCCCGACCTGCTGGAGCGCCTGCGTGCCCAACCCGAGTGCAGGGAGGCCGCGTTGGACGAGCTCCTGCGGTTCATCCCGCACCGCTCCTCGGTCGGTCTGGCCCGGATCGCCCTGGAGGACGTCGAGTTGCACGGCCTGCGCATCAGCGCGGGCGATCCGGTCTACGTCTCCTACCTCGCCGCCAACCGCGACCCGGCCGTCTTCCCGGACCCGGACCGCATCGACGTCGACCGCGATCCCAACCCGCACCTGGCCCTCGGCAACGGCTCGCACTACTGCACCGGCGCCGTGCTGGCCCGTCTCCAGACCGAACTCCTCGTCGACACGCTGTTGGACCGCCTCCCAGGTCTCCAACTCGCCGTTCCCGCCGAGGAGATCGTCTGGCGCCGGAAGACGATGATCCGGGGGCCGCAGACGTTGCCTGTCACCTGGTAGGCCACTTGTGCGCGAGGACGGGGGTGTCCCCGACTCCGCCCTCGCGCACCGGCGTTCACGCCCGCAGCCACTCCGTGACGACGACCTCCCCGCCGGCCCGCAGCCGTAGCGCGAAGGGGCCGCTCGGGGGTGCGTCGCTGGTGAAGCGGCCCATGGCGTCGGCCGTGAGGGTGGTGGGGCGCAGGGCCTGGGGGCCGTTCAGGACCTCGATGCCGGCCGGTTGGGGTGGCATCACCTGGCCCATCAGGCCCTCGCTCGTCACCTCCACGTCGATGCTGAGGTCGCCCGCGGTGAAGGTCAGCATGCGGGGCGCGACCGTGGCCCCTCTGACCGGGATCGCGTCGACCAGGGAGTCGAAGGTCAGCTCCGCGAGTCGGGCGTCCATGTCGTACAACGCGTAGGCGTCCATGGCGAGTTGGCGCAGTTCGGCGGGGACCGGGTCCAGGATGGCGGCGGCCTGCCGCAGCTCCTCCTCCAGGAGGCTGTCGTCGAACTCCCCGCCGTCGGCGTCCTGTTCGTCGCCCTGGTCGTCGAACTCCTCGTCGTCGAAGGGGTCCTGACCGAAGGCGCCGAACGCGTCGAGACCGTCGTCGTGCATGCCGTTCACACCGCCCCCCGGGCGTCGAGTCGGGCCCGCAGCCGGCGCAGGCAGCGCTGGCGCATCGGGCCGATACTGCCGACGGCGATCCCCAGACCGGCGGACACCTCCTGATAGCTGGGCGGCGGCGAGGCCATCAGCACCCGCAGCAACTGCCTACAGCGCTCGCCCAGTTCCTCGAACTCCTGCCACAGCCGCCGGATGCGCTCGGCGTCGGAGGCCGCCTCCTCCGAGTCGATCAGCGACTGCTCGGGGGTGCGCTCCTCGCTGATGCGGTCGAGGAGTTGGGGATCGTCCGTCGGCATGAGCCGCCGTAGCGACTTGATCACCTTCAGGCACTCGTTGCGCGCGGTGCTCGCGAGCCAGGAGCCGGCCTTCTCGGGTTCGCGGATGCGCCGCAGGTGCTGGGCGAAGCGGAACCACACGGTCTGGTAGACCTCGTGGCCGTCGGCGTCGGAGAGCCGGTGGGCGCGCACCACTGACCAGACCAGTGGGCTCAACCCCTCCACGAGCGCCTTCCAGGCCGCCGCGTCGCCGTCGACGGCGGACTGGACGAGCGCGCCGACTTCTGCACGTTCCACGGTGCCACCCCTCGTGTACGGCATGTCATCGTACGCCGTGGAGGGGATGGTTCCGGCCCTCATGCCGGAGGGGAGAGCGGTACGACGGGGACCGGGCGCCAGGTGGGTGGGCGCAGCGCCGGTACGTGCGCCCCGCGCACTTCGGCGTACTCGGTGTTCCCCGTGAGGAGTTGGGTGCGGGCGGCGCGCGCGTCGGTCTCCTTGTTGGCCGTCATGAAGGCGGCGACCATGCCGGCGGCGACGGGTGCGGCGAACGATGTCCCGCTCCAGCGCGCGAGCCCCTCGAACGTCGCCTGGTCCGGGCTGCCCGGCTCGGTGTCCCCGGTCTGGCTCAACACGCCCTTGTGGGTGGGTGATTGGCAGGTGCAGGAGTAGGTGAAGCCGAAGCGGCAGGCGTCGTAGGTGGTGTGCTGGTAGGCGTACGGGGTGGGTGCGCCGAAGCCGGTGAGCGGGCCGATGAGCCGCTCGCCGGGGGCGTAGGCCTTGACCCACGCGCCGTGGTTGCTGAAGCAGGCGCCGAACTCGCCGTCGCTGCGCAGCGCTCCGACCGAGAGGACGACGTCCTGGTAGTCGGGCAGGTCGGCGTAGGCGGCGGGCCAGAACGGGGTGGCGCTGGCGTTGTTGCCGGCCGCGGCCACCAACAGGGTGCGTTGGCCCCGCAGTTCCTGCATGAAGCCCTCGACGCCGAGGAGTCCGTCGGTGCGGCCGTTCGAGGTGCCGGCGGAGAGGCTGATGACGTCGGGCCAGCCGTTCTGGTCGACGGCGGCGAACAGCGCCTCGCCGAAGTCGGATTCGAGGATGGCGCCCGCGTCGTTGAGGGTGTTGCGGACCGTGACCTCGGTGTTGGGCGAGACGGCCGCGACGAGCCCGGCGATGAACGTGCCGTGTCCTACGTACTGTTGGAGCACTCCCGCGTCGTCGGTCTCCCGGATCTGCGCGTCGCCCTGGACGTGGGCCAGCAGCGGGTACGACCGGTAGTCGTGCATGAGGCCGGTGTCGATGACGAGGACGCCCACGGCGGTGTCGGCGTCGTAACCGGCTTCCGCGGGCGCCGGGTTGGAGCCTTCGGTGAGCGGGGCGGGCACGGGCTCGTCGCCCGGGCAGGCGTTCACCGCGATCGACACCACGTGGTTGCGGCTGACCAGTCGGCGTCCGGCGCGGCCCTCCGGCTCGCGCAGGGCGCGCAGCGCGTTCGCCACGGCGTGGTCGCCGCGCCGGTCGCCGACGCCCGGGTCGCCGACCTGGATGCGGGTGATGCCGGACCGGTTGGTCTCGGGGCCCGCCCGGCGCACGGAGTCCGCGCTGAGGCCGGTGGCCGCGGTGAAGTGCGTGCGGACGGTGTCCTCGACGACGCGGGCCTCCTCGCCGTCACGGGCGAGCACGACGCCCTTCTCGTAGAAGAACTCGGCGGTGTCGTCCGGCCCCATCGCCAGGGGGACGTCGGGCATCGAGCGCTGGATCTGGTCGAACTGCTCGTGGAATCGCTGTGGTGCCATGGCGTGTTCCTCCCACTGCGGCGGCGGTCGTCAATCAGAGCCGCCGGGCCGCTCCTTGATACAGCCCCAAACCTGTGTGGTCTGCACCTGGGACCACTAGCATGGGAGAAGTGACAGCGGGAAGCGACTCGATTCTCGAACTGCTGCCGATGGTGTTCGCGGCCCCGAACGAGGCGCTGGCCGGTGCGCGGGAGGTTCTCGACGGCGATCCGACGCCGTTCCGGGCCTCCGTGGCGCACCACGCGATCGGCATGTGGCAGCGGGACTTCGGCGATCTACGGCTCGCCCTGCACCATCTGCGGCGGGCCCGCGACCTGGCGGCACGCGCGGATTCGGCGGACCGCGAGGCGGACGTACTCGGCACGCTGGGCGTGGCGTTGGTGCACGCGGGCCGCACCCGACAGGGCCTGGATGCCTTCGAGCGGGGCATCGCCCGCGGCACGGGACAGACCCGGGCGCGGGTGCTGTACCGGCGGGCGTACGTCTGGTGGGTGCTGGGCCGGCACCGCGAGGCGCTGGAGGACGTACGGCGGGCAATCGCCGTGCTGCGGCAGGCGGATGACGTGATCTGGATCGCGCGGGCGATCACCCTGCGCGCGACCGTGCATCTCGCGCTGGGCGCGGTGGACCGGGCCGACGCCGACTTCACGGCGGCCGAGCGGCTGTGGGAGACCACCGGCCAGGAGCACGACAAGGCGGACGTGGTGGAGAGCCGGGGGCTGGCCGCGTTCCGGTCGGGCGACATCCCGGTGGCGCTCCAACTCCTCGACGAGGCGAAGGAGATGTACGCCAAACTCGCCATCCCGACGTTCATGCTCACCATCCGCCGCTGCGAGGTGCTGATGAGTGCCGGACTCGCGTCCGAGGCACTGACCCACGCGGACACGGCGGTCGGGCTGCTCGACGGCATCGGCGGACAGTCCACCCGCAAGGCGGAGTTGCTGCTCGTGGCCGCCCGTGCGGCACGGCTCGCGGACGATCCGCACACGGCGATCGCGCGGGCCGCCGTGGCGGTACGGCTGTTCGCCGCGCAGCGGCGCACCTGGTGGGAGACGCATGCCCAACTGGTCCTGATCGAGGCCCGGTTGGCGGCCGGGCGCGCGTCGGGACGGCTGGTGGCGGACGCCGCCGCGGTGGCCGACCGACTGACCACGTTCGGCTCACCGTCCGCACCCGAGGCCTCACTCCTCGCGGGCCGTATCGCGCTCACCCTCGGCTGGACGGCGGACGCGGAACGGCACTTGGCGGTGGCCGCCCGCAGCAGACGTGGCGGCCCGCCGCTGGCCCGGATGACGGGCTGGGCGGCGCAGGCGCTGCGCGCGCAGGCCGCGGGCTCCGGGCGAGGTGTGCTGGAGGCGTGCCGGCGCGGGCTCGACGTCCTCGACGATCACCGTACGACCCTGGGTGCCTCGGAGTTGAGGGCGCGGGCGACCGCGCAGGGCGCGGAACTGGCGGCGCTGGCCCAGAGCGCGAGCCTGGTGTCCGGCGGCCCGCGACGCCTCCTGGTGTGGAGCGAACGCTGGCGGGCGACCGCCCTGTCCACCCCACCCGCCCGGCCACCGGCCGATCCGGCCCTTCTCAGCGACTTGACGGCGTTCCGCGTGATCGCCGCCCGCGCGGAGGAAGCCCGCAGCAAGGGCCGACCGCTGCCGCCCCTGGAACGCGAACAGCGGCGCCTGGAGCGGGAGATCCGCTCCCGCACCCTCCGTATGCGGGGCGACGCCCCCGGCGGGGGCGACCGCTTCGACCCGACTCGCCTGCTGGCGCGCCTCGGTGGGACACGGCTGGTCGAACTGGCCGTGGTGGACGGCCAGGTGCACGCCCTGCTCTGCGGGGAGGGAAGGGTACGCCGCTTCGAGGCAGGCCTCCTCGCGGAGGCGATGGCCGAGGCGGAACACGTACAGGCAGGTCTACGACGCCTGGCGCACCCCGGAGCGGAAGCGAGGCTCCCGGTGGTGGAGGCGGCGGGCCGCCGTCTGGAGGAACTCCTCCTCGGCGAGGCGGCTCAACACCTGGGCTCCGGGCCGGTGGTGGTGGTCCCGCCGGGCCGACTCCACCGCGTGCCCTGGGCGTTGCTGCCGTCGCTGCGCGAGCGCGTGCTCAGTGTGTCGCCGTCGGCGGGCAGTTGGCTGCGCGCCCTGGACACCGAACCGCCGTCCGGCGGCCGGCACGTCCTGGTGCGCGGCCCGGGCCTCGCGACCGGCGGCGCCGAGGTCCCGGACCTCGCCGACCGTTATGTCAGGCCCACGGTCCTGGAGCACGACGACGCCGAAGTACCCCGCGTGCTGGCCGAGTTGGACGGCGCGACCCTGGCCCACATCGCGGCCCACGGCACGTTCCGTGCGGACAGCCCCCTGTTCTCGTCCCTACGCATGGCCGACGGCCCGCTCATCGTCCACGACTTCGAACGCCTCGCCCGCAGCCCGTACCGCATCATCCTCTCCAGCTGCGACACGGCACGCCTCGCCTCGGTCGGCGCGGACGAACTCCTCGGCCTGGTCACGGCGTTGCTCCCCCTGGGCACGGCAGGCGTGATCGCGAGCAGCGCCCCGGTCAACGACGCGGCGGTCGTCCCCCTGATGCTCGCCGTGCACAAGGGCCTGCGCGCCGGCCTGTCTCTGGCGGAGGCGCTGCGCGATGCCCGGGCGTCGTTGCCGGGTGACGCGGTGCATCAGGCGACGGGGTGGGCGTTCTCGGCGTTCGGGGCGGCTTGAGGGGTCGAGGGGGAAGAGGGATGGTGGGGTGGTCGGCGGAGGGCGGGTAGGGGGCCGTCGACGAAGCCCGGGGGCTGGGCGGTTGGCGGAGCCCGGGTGGTTCGGCGGTGGGGCCCGGCCGCGCCGCGAGCTGTGCCGCGCGCCTGCCTGGCCTCGCTCGGACTGATCCGCGCCTCGCCCCGAGCGCCTGCCGGTTCGGCCCGACCAGCCCCCTCGACGGGTCAGGCCGAACCGGCAGATCCTCCCCCGGGCCGCCCCGTCTCGCCCGGTCGGCGGTGAAGCGCATCGAGCAACTGCCCCACCCAGAACGGCAATTACGTGCCGCCGGACCGAGCCGGAGCCGTGCCGATCACCAGTCAGTCCCAGCCCCGCCGGTCCCCCTCACGCCGACTGCGCCGCAGGCAGTTCCACCAGCCACGGCAACGCCCCGCGGTCGCTCGCGCCGAGGCGGGCGTAGGCGCTGTAGAGGTGGTTGCCGACGGTGCGGATGGAGAGGGTGAGGCGGTCGGCGATCTGGCGGTTGCTGAGGCCCGCGGCGGCGAGGGTGACGATCTGGCGTTGGCGGGCGGTGAGTTCGCCCAGGACCAGGCCGGACAGGGCGGGGGTGCGGGCGCCCTGGCAGCGGCGGGCCAGGGCTACCGCTCGGGTGCGGGACATGCGGGCGGCGCGGGGGTCGCGGTGGGCGCGGACCGCCTGGGCGTGTGCCTCGGCCGCGAAGAGCAGGAAGCCGCGTTGTTCCAGCTCCCCCGCCACCTTGTCCAGTGCGGGGCCGTCTCCCTCGACCAGGGCCTCCGCGTGCCTCGCGAGGACGGCCGGTCCGTCGCCGGGCAGTTCGGCGAGGCGGCCGGCGACGCGTTCGGGGGCGCCGAGGCGTACGGCGTCGTAGAGGACGTACGCGGCTGGCCTGGCGTCCTCGGCGGTGAGGCCGCGGGGCTCCTCGCCCTCTCGCCACCTGTCGTCGGCGATCTCGCGGGCCGCCTCCACGTCGCCGCGTGCCGCCGCCAGCCAGCTGCCCGCATCGTCGGACTCGGGGCGCTGGGCGAGGGCCTCGTCGGTGGCCGGTACGTCGCCCGACTGGGCGGCGGCCAGGGCGAGTTCGGCGGCGCAGTCGCGGCTGCCCGATGCCTCCCGCAACCCTTCCCGCGCCCAGGCCGCCGCCTCGCGCAGCTCCCCCCGGAGTCGCGCGAACCGTGCGCGGACGGCGGCGTACCCGGCCGGTACCGGCGCGCCCTCCGCCACCAGCCACTCCCCCACGGGCGTCGGCAGCGGACGTACGTCGGTGCGGTCGATGCGGTCGGTCAGCGCGGACCGCTCGGCCGCGAGGGCCGGGACGCACTGGTCCGGAGTGCGGGCCAGTCGGCGGGCCCGGAGCCGGCCGGCCGCGGCGCGCAGCGCGGGGCCGTGCAGCGGGTGGGCGAGGCGGACGGCGCCCTCGTCGTCGACGTGGATCAGGGTCTCGGTCTCCAGGCGTTCGAGGACGTCGAGGTCGAAGTCGTCCAGCGAGGACGCCAACGGCTCGGCGAAGGCGAGGCGTTCGAGGCTCTCGCGGTCCTCGGGGCCGGTGTGGGCGAGGACTTGCGCGGTGCGTTCGCGGACCGTCGCGGTGACCGGCACCGGGCCGCGCCACGCCCACTCGTCGGAGTCGGTCGCCCGGGTCAGCAGCCCGCGTTCGCGCACCGCGCCGAACAGGTCGCGCAGCAGCCGCAGATCACCTTGGCAGAGGCCGTACAGGCGGTTCACGGTGAGGGGTTCCAGCGGCCCCCCGGCGCCCAGCGCCAGCAACTGGGCCGTCTCCTCCCGGGGCAGCGGCTCCAGCGCGAGGCGCGGCAGCAGCTCGCCCGTCCACAGGCGCGACACCGCACCCGGCACCGGGTGGCCGTCGGCCACCACGACCACCAGCCGGGTCCGGCCGTGGACGGCGAGTTGGTGGACGAGCGCGGCCGAGGAGTCGTCGAGCAGATGGGCGTCGTCCACGAGCAACAGCCGGACACCGGACAGGAGTTGGACAGCGCGGTGCAGGGTGACGCTCTCGGGGAGCAGGTGTGCGAACGCGGCGAAGGGCAGCGAGCGGGTCTCGGGCGTCCCGGTGACCTTGGCGCAGTCGCCGCCCCGGACGGCCTCGGTCACCAGCCGGGTCTTGCCCCGACCGGCCGGACCGGTCACCACGATGCCGTGCCGCCCGGCCGTCAACGAACCGCGGATCAGCTCCAGTTCGTCCTCCCGGCCGGTGAACGGCCAGGGCAGTTCCAGGGTCTTCGCGTCCTGTTCGAAAGTCGTCACACAGATAGGAGCCCGGCTACTCACCCCTGATACAGGGTGACTTGAGTAGCCCTCGACTCAGGCGCCCGGGAACGGTCACCGGC from Streptomyces sp. NBC_01288 carries:
- a CDS encoding S8/S53 family peptidase, which codes for MAPQRFHEQFDQIQRSMPDVPLAMGPDDTAEFFYEKGVVLARDGEEARVVEDTVRTHFTAATGLSADSVRRAGPETNRSGITRIQVGDPGVGDRRGDHAVANALRALREPEGRAGRRLVSRNHVVSIAVNACPGDEPVPAPLTEGSNPAPAEAGYDADTAVGVLVIDTGLMHDYRSYPLLAHVQGDAQIRETDDAGVLQQYVGHGTFIAGLVAAVSPNTEVTVRNTLNDAGAILESDFGEALFAAVDQNGWPDVISLSAGTSNGRTDGLLGVEGFMQELRGQRTLLVAAAGNNASATPFWPAAYADLPDYQDVVLSVGALRSDGEFGACFSNHGAWVKAYAPGERLIGPLTGFGAPTPYAYQHTTYDACRFGFTYSCTCQSPTHKGVLSQTGDTEPGSPDQATFEGLARWSGTSFAAPVAAGMVAAFMTANKETDARAARTQLLTGNTEYAEVRGAHVPALRPPTWRPVPVVPLSPPA
- a CDS encoding cytochrome P450, translated to MTEETTTLTGQAPPPVRDWPPLDLTGTEFDPVLAELMREGPLTRIRLPHGEGWAWLATRYDDVKMITNDPRFGRAEVTTRQVTRMAPHFKPRPGSLAFADQPDHNRLRKAIAGAFTVGAMKRLRPRAQSLLDALVDGVVADGPPADLMERVLEPFPLAVVSEVMGVPDEDREQVHAWTRQIISTSGGAEAADRAKQGMYAWITDTIRARAESDGTDVYSLLGGAVARGEISEEEASGVAGPLQIGGEAVTHNCGQMLYLMLTRPDLLERLRAQPECREAALDELLRFIPHRSSVGLARIALEDVELHGLRISAGDPVYVSYLAANRDPAVFPDPDRIDVDRDPNPHLALGNGSHYCTGAVLARLQTELLVDTLLDRLPGLQLAVPAEEIVWRRKTMIRGPQTLPVTW
- a CDS encoding NADP-dependent isocitrate dehydrogenase, producing MTDSTIIYTHTDEAPALATYSFLPVVQAYASQAGVAVTTRDISLAGRIISVFPEYLTEDQRIPDALHELGELAKTPEANIIKLPNISASIPQLKAAVAELQEQGYALPSYPDDPKTDEERDIQSRYDKIKGSAVNPVLREGNSDRRAPASVKKYAKTHPHRMGAWSADSKTNVATMGENDFRSTEKSVTIAEAGALRIELVAADGTTTVLRESVPVLKDEVVDASVLHVAELREFLTAQIARAKAEDILFSVHLKATMMKVSDPIIFGHVVRAFFPKTFEQYGATLAAAGLSANDGLGGILKGLAALPEGDAIKASFDAEIAEGPALAMVDSDKGITNLHVPSDVIVDASMPAMIRTSGHMWGPDGAEADTLAVLPDSSYSGVYQAVLDDCRAHGAYDPSTMGSVPNVGLMAQKAEEYGSHDKTFEVPAAGTVRLVDQAGNVVLEQSVAKGDIFRACQTKDAPIKDWVKLAVTRARATGNPAVFWLDETRAHDAQLIAKINAYLPEHDTEGLDIRILAPVEATQLSVERIRRGEDTISVTGNVLRDYLTDLFPILELGTSAKMLSVVPLMAGGGLFETGAGGSAPKHVQQLVKENYLRWDSLGEFFALVPSLEQYATFTGNARAQVLADTLDRATATFLNEDKSPTRRVGGIDNRGSHFFLSLYWAQELAAQTDDADLAKAFASLAETLAGAQEKIVEELGAVQGNPADIGGYYQPDPAKAAKIMRPSTTWNEALASLS
- a CDS encoding N-formylglutamate amidohydrolase, which gives rise to MSPIAPASGPSFELLPGAAGSPVILHVPHSAREIPADVRADILLDDPALERELDHITDSHTARIAAEAARACAVTPWRFVNRLSRLVVDPERFPDEREEMLAVGMGAVYTRTTHHADLRPADHDPEPLIERYFRPYARAMTEAVADRLAATGRAVVIDLHSYPTAPLPYELHGTDPRPAVCLGTDTLHTPPALLSAAREAFAGCGEIGLDSPFIGTYVPLEFYGKEPAVGALMVEIRRDTYMTEPGGPPDGPGVARLASALTTLVNAVSA
- a CDS encoding DUF5713 family protein, producing MPVSNQQITEHAFLPALYRDDYYPDHVLDLGKAILLRLCERIETEHPADLPALYALTEVATEEFNALQADFEAADSEIETVAREEIAEEFGFVADAYGFTDADVEELIAVRDW
- a CDS encoding RNA polymerase sigma factor; the encoded protein is MRAGTIPSTAYDDMPYTRGGTVERAEVGALVQSAVDGDAAAWKALVEGLSPLVWSVVRAHRLSDADGHEVYQTVWFRFAQHLRRIREPEKAGSWLASTARNECLKVIKSLRRLMPTDDPQLLDRISEERTPEQSLIDSEEAASDAERIRRLWQEFEELGERCRQLLRVLMASPPPSYQEVSAGLGIAVGSIGPMRQRCLRRLRARLDARGAV